Part of the Desulfobacterales bacterium genome is shown below.
ACCGGGAATGGTTTCCATTCACACCGGTGCAAAGGGACCGAATATGTCGCTGGCAACTGCCTGCGCTGCAGGGACACATGCCGTGGGCGAGGCCTTTAAGATGATTCAAACCGGCAGGGCGGATGCCATGATTACCGGTGGCGTTGAATCTGTAGTTACCCCGACGTGTGTTGCCGGCTTTAACGCGATGAAGGCCCTGTCTACCCGAAATGATGATCCGGAGAAAGCCTCCCGGCCGTTTGACCGGGACCGGGATGGGTTTATTATAGGTGAAGGCAGCGGCATGATGGTCCTTGAATCTCTTGAAAGCGCATTGGACCGGGGGGCACATATCTACGCGGAAGTTGTAGGTTTCGGGGCAAGCGGTGACGGGTTTCATATGACCTGCCCGGCGCCGGACGGAGAGGGCGCTGCGAGGTGCATGCAGGCCGCGCTGGATGATGGCGGAATTTCGTATGATAAAATCGATTATATCAATGCCCACGGGACCTCGACACAGCTCAATGATATTAATGAGACGGTGGCCATCAAAACCGTTTTTAAGGACCGGGCGTATGATATTGCCATATCGTCCACAAAATCCATGACCGGTCACCTTCTCGGTGGCGCGGGGGGTGTTGAGGCCGTTTTTACCGCCCTGACCATCCATGATGGAATCATTCCGCCGACCATGAATCTGGATAATCCGGATTTGGAATGTGACCTGGATTATGTGCCGAATGCCGCCAGAAAACAGGCCGTCAACTATGCGATGAGCAATTCGTTTGGTTTTGGTGGTACAAACGGAACATTGATTCTGAAACGATACGATGCATAGCAGGGGTTTTTTTGAAAATTCTGTTTTTTCGGATGCGGCTGGTTTCAGATCCCAATTTTCCGGATAGGCGTTATCAAATTTGTCATCACGGGATTCGCAAAAGGCCGATTGCCGACAGCAGCCTGTAAAGGTTCAGATGCCGTTC
Proteins encoded:
- the fabF gene encoding beta-ketoacyl-ACP synthase II — encoded protein: MNRRVVITGLGLITPLGIGVDETWAGLCAGKSGICEITKFDASGFETRIAGEVKGFHAEDFLPKKEAKRIHPFIAYAVAASKMAVENSGLKIDERNSGRIGVVTGCGLGGLSMLEETANIVSTRGPRRVSPFFIPMLIGNMAPGMVSIHTGAKGPNMSLATACAAGTHAVGEAFKMIQTGRADAMITGGVESVVTPTCVAGFNAMKALSTRNDDPEKASRPFDRDRDGFIIGEGSGMMVLESLESALDRGAHIYAEVVGFGASGDGFHMTCPAPDGEGAARCMQAALDDGGISYDKIDYINAHGTSTQLNDINETVAIKTVFKDRAYDIAISSTKSMTGHLLGGAGGVEAVFTALTIHDGIIPPTMNLDNPDLECDLDYVPNAARKQAVNYAMSNSFGFGGTNGTLILKRYDA